One genomic segment of Amycolatopsis sp. WQ 127309 includes these proteins:
- the paaZ gene encoding phenylacetic acid degradation bifunctional protein PaaZ has protein sequence MGLLRSYVSGEWHTAAEDGVPLHDATTGEEVARVSSAGVDFAGALEYGRRVGGPALRELTFHQRSALLKALASHLREHREELYALSAKTGSTLGDSKFDIDGGIGVLFSYASKGKRELPNATVYVEGGVEPLSKGGTFVAQHIATPLRGVAVQINAFNFPVWGPLEKFAPAFLAGVPSLVKPASQTAYLTARLVELIVESGILPEGSLQFVAGSVGDLLDHVTAQDLVSFTGSASTAQKLRAHPAIIRNAVRFNAEADSLNCSILGPDARPGTTEFDLYVKQLTSEMTVKAGQKCTAIRRAFVPAELLDDVAAAASARLAKVTVGNPTAEGVRMGALASLEQREEVRRSLKALLDAGSVVFGDPEKVDVVDADAERGAFLSPVLLKADPERSEPHEVEAFGPVSTLLPYTSTEQVIELAARGGGSLAGSIVSADTEFVREVVLGAAAYHGRLLVLDADDAKESTGHGSPMPQLVHGGPGRAGGGEEMGGIRGVLHHMQRTAVQGSPAVLTAVTGRWVAGAPRTESDVHPFRKSLAELRIGDSVVAGPRTVLQSDVDHFAEFTGDTFYAHTDPAAAAANPLFGGIVAHGYLVVSFAAGLFVSPEPGPVLANYGLENLRFLTPVKVDDALTVTLTAKQITPRIDQEYGEVRWDADVTNQDGDSVAKYDVLTLVSKEQP, from the coding sequence ATGGGTTTGCTGCGCAGCTACGTCTCGGGCGAGTGGCACACGGCGGCGGAAGACGGTGTTCCGCTGCACGACGCCACGACCGGCGAGGAGGTCGCCCGGGTCTCCTCGGCGGGCGTCGACTTCGCGGGCGCGCTCGAATACGGCCGGCGGGTCGGTGGCCCGGCGCTGCGCGAGCTGACGTTCCACCAGCGGTCGGCGCTGCTCAAGGCGCTGGCGTCGCACCTGCGCGAGCACCGCGAGGAGCTGTACGCACTCTCCGCGAAGACCGGCTCCACGCTGGGTGACTCCAAGTTCGACATCGACGGCGGCATCGGCGTCCTGTTCAGCTACGCCTCCAAGGGCAAGCGCGAGCTGCCGAACGCCACCGTCTACGTCGAGGGCGGCGTCGAGCCGCTGAGCAAGGGCGGCACCTTCGTCGCCCAGCACATCGCCACCCCGCTGCGGGGTGTCGCCGTCCAGATCAACGCGTTCAACTTCCCCGTCTGGGGTCCGCTGGAGAAGTTCGCCCCGGCGTTCCTGGCCGGCGTCCCGAGCCTGGTCAAGCCCGCGAGCCAGACGGCCTACCTGACCGCGCGGCTCGTCGAGCTGATCGTCGAGTCGGGCATCCTGCCCGAGGGCTCGCTGCAGTTCGTCGCCGGCAGCGTCGGCGACCTGCTCGACCACGTGACCGCGCAGGACCTGGTGTCGTTCACCGGCTCGGCGTCCACCGCGCAGAAGCTGCGCGCGCACCCGGCGATCATCCGCAACGCCGTCCGCTTCAACGCCGAGGCCGACTCGCTGAACTGCTCGATCCTCGGCCCGGACGCGCGGCCCGGGACCACGGAGTTCGACCTCTACGTCAAGCAGCTGACCTCGGAGATGACGGTCAAGGCCGGCCAGAAGTGCACGGCCATCCGCCGCGCGTTCGTCCCGGCCGAGCTGCTCGACGACGTCGCCGCGGCGGCGTCGGCGCGGCTCGCGAAGGTGACCGTCGGCAACCCGACGGCCGAAGGCGTCCGGATGGGCGCGCTGGCCAGCCTGGAGCAGCGCGAAGAGGTCCGGCGCTCACTGAAGGCGCTGCTCGACGCGGGCAGCGTCGTGTTCGGTGACCCGGAGAAGGTCGACGTCGTCGACGCCGATGCCGAGCGCGGCGCGTTCCTCTCCCCGGTGCTGCTGAAGGCCGACCCGGAGCGGTCCGAGCCGCACGAGGTCGAGGCGTTCGGCCCGGTCTCGACGCTGCTGCCCTACACCTCCACCGAGCAGGTCATCGAGCTGGCGGCGCGCGGCGGCGGCAGCCTGGCGGGCTCGATCGTCAGCGCCGACACGGAGTTCGTCCGCGAGGTCGTCCTGGGCGCGGCGGCCTACCACGGCCGGCTGCTGGTCCTGGACGCCGACGACGCCAAGGAGTCGACCGGCCACGGCTCGCCGATGCCGCAGCTGGTGCACGGCGGCCCCGGCCGCGCGGGCGGCGGCGAGGAGATGGGCGGGATCCGCGGCGTGCTGCACCACATGCAGCGCACGGCCGTGCAGGGCTCGCCGGCGGTGCTCACCGCGGTGACCGGCCGCTGGGTCGCCGGCGCGCCGCGCACCGAGAGCGACGTCCACCCGTTCCGCAAGTCCCTGGCCGAGCTGCGCATCGGCGACTCCGTCGTCGCCGGGCCGCGCACGGTCCTGCAGTCCGACGTCGACCACTTCGCCGAGTTCACCGGCGACACGTTCTACGCGCACACCGATCCCGCGGCCGCGGCCGCGAACCCGCTGTTCGGCGGGATCGTCGCGCACGGCTACCTGGTCGTCTCGTTCGCGGCGGGCCTGTTCGTCTCGCCCGAGCCCGGCCCGGTCCTGGCCAACTACGGCCTGGAGAACCTGCGGTTCCTCACGCCGGTGAAGGTGGACGACGCGCTGACCGTGACGCTCACCGCCAAGCAGATCACGCCGCGCATCGACCAGGAGTACGGCGAGGTCCGCTGGGACGCCGACGTGACCAACCAGGACGGCGATTCCGTCGCGAAGTACGACGTTCTGACCCTCGTGTCGAAGGAGCAGCCGTGA
- the paaA gene encoding 1,2-phenylacetyl-CoA epoxidase subunit PaaA: MTAVLEEQFEAVIERDQRIEPRDWVPDGYRKTMIRQIAQHAHSEIIGMQPEGNWITRAPSLRRKAILLAKVQDEAGHGLYLYSAAATLGADRADLTDKLITGKQKYSSIFNYPTLTFADVGVIGWLVDGAAICNQVPLCRSSYGPYARAMIRICKEESFHQRQGYELLMTMMKGTQQQRDMVQEAVNRWWWPSLMMFGPPDADSPNTAQSMAWKVKRHTNDELRQRFVDMSVPQAAALGVTFPDASLKWNSEREHYDFGAVDWDEFKNVLKGNGPCNASRVAHRRRAHDDGAWVREAAVAHAAKKEERK; encoded by the coding sequence GTGACCGCCGTCTTGGAAGAGCAGTTCGAGGCCGTCATCGAGCGTGACCAGCGCATCGAGCCGCGCGACTGGGTGCCCGACGGCTACCGCAAGACGATGATCCGGCAGATCGCGCAGCACGCGCACTCCGAGATCATCGGCATGCAGCCCGAGGGCAACTGGATCACGCGCGCGCCGTCGTTGCGGCGCAAGGCGATCCTGCTCGCCAAGGTGCAGGACGAGGCCGGCCACGGGCTCTACCTGTACTCGGCCGCGGCGACCCTGGGCGCCGACCGCGCGGACCTGACCGACAAGCTGATCACCGGCAAGCAGAAGTACTCGTCGATCTTCAACTACCCGACGCTGACCTTCGCCGACGTCGGCGTGATCGGCTGGCTGGTCGACGGCGCGGCGATCTGCAACCAGGTGCCGCTGTGCCGCAGCTCGTACGGGCCGTACGCGCGGGCGATGATCCGCATCTGCAAGGAGGAGTCGTTCCACCAGCGGCAGGGCTACGAGCTGCTGATGACGATGATGAAGGGCACCCAGCAGCAGCGGGACATGGTCCAGGAGGCCGTGAACCGCTGGTGGTGGCCGTCGCTGATGATGTTCGGCCCGCCGGACGCCGACTCGCCGAACACCGCGCAGTCGATGGCGTGGAAGGTCAAGCGCCACACCAACGACGAGCTGCGGCAGCGTTTCGTCGACATGTCGGTGCCGCAGGCGGCCGCGCTCGGCGTCACGTTCCCGGACGCCTCGTTGAAGTGGAACTCGGAACGCGAGCACTACGACTTCGGCGCTGTGGACTGGGACGAGTTCAAGAACGTGTTGAAGGGCAACGGCCCGTGCAACGCGTCGCGCGTCGCCCACCGGCGTCGCGCGCACGACGACGGCGCGTGGGTTCGCGAGGCCGCCGTGGCGCACGCGGCGAAGAAAGAGGAGCGCAAGTGA
- the paaB gene encoding 1,2-phenylacetyl-CoA epoxidase subunit PaaB, with protein sequence MYEVFVRGKRGLNHVHVGSLHAADDEMALHHARDLYTRRNEGVSIWVVRASDITASSPDEKDPFFAPSGDKVYRHPTFYDIPEEVPHI encoded by the coding sequence TTGTACGAGGTGTTCGTCCGGGGCAAGCGCGGGCTGAACCACGTGCACGTCGGCTCGCTGCACGCGGCCGACGACGAGATGGCGCTGCACCACGCGCGTGACCTGTACACCCGGCGCAACGAAGGCGTGTCGATCTGGGTCGTGCGCGCCTCCGACATCACGGCGTCGTCGCCGGACGAGAAGGACCCGTTCTTCGCGCCGAGCGGCGACAAGGTCTACCGGCACCCGACGTTCTACGACATCCCCGAGGAGGTGCCGCACATATGA
- the paaC gene encoding 1,2-phenylacetyl-CoA epoxidase subunit PaaC produces the protein MSFDNVYESLTEENDARWAFGTGFEDPLSGVDTSVPSGVDGAALAAYCLMLGDDALIFSHRLQEWCTNAPELEDEVAIANIGLDLLGQARLLLARAGKADGSARSEDSFAFDRVEREFRNVRLAELGGGHFGHLIARLFVFSTWRLALLQRLVSSVDPVLAAIADKGVKEVAYHRDYAAQWLVRLGDGTPLSHERMQEGLDAVWPYIGELFRTHPLELVDAASLRPEFDVVLDQVLSAATLSRPSSGDIAGVSGRTGRDGVHTEQLGLLLAELQSVARAMPDAKW, from the coding sequence ATGAGCTTCGACAACGTCTACGAGTCGCTGACCGAGGAGAACGACGCCCGCTGGGCGTTCGGCACCGGCTTCGAGGACCCGCTGTCCGGTGTGGACACTTCGGTGCCGTCCGGTGTGGACGGTGCCGCGCTGGCGGCCTATTGCCTGATGCTCGGCGACGACGCGCTGATCTTCTCGCACCGGCTGCAGGAGTGGTGCACGAACGCACCCGAGCTGGAGGACGAGGTCGCGATCGCGAACATCGGTCTCGACCTGCTCGGCCAGGCGCGGCTGCTGCTGGCGCGCGCCGGCAAGGCCGACGGCTCCGCGCGCTCGGAGGACTCGTTCGCGTTCGACCGCGTCGAGCGCGAGTTCCGCAACGTCCGGCTCGCGGAGCTGGGCGGCGGCCACTTCGGGCACCTGATCGCGCGGCTGTTCGTGTTCTCGACGTGGCGGCTGGCTTTGCTGCAGCGTCTGGTGTCGTCGGTGGACCCCGTGCTCGCGGCGATCGCGGACAAGGGCGTCAAGGAAGTCGCTTACCACCGCGACTACGCGGCGCAGTGGCTGGTCCGCCTCGGCGACGGCACGCCGCTGTCGCACGAGCGGATGCAGGAGGGGCTCGACGCGGTGTGGCCGTACATCGGCGAGCTGTTCCGGACGCACCCGCTGGAGCTGGTGGACGCGGCTTCGCTGCGCCCGGAGTTCGATGTTGTGCTGGACCAGGTGCTTTCGGCGGCGACCCTGAGTCGGCCTTCGTCCGGCGACATCGCCGGCGTCTCGGGCCGGACGGGCCGCGACGGCGTCCACACCGAGCAGCTGGGACTCCTGCTGGCGGAGCTGCAGAGCGTGGCCCGGGCGATGCCGGACGCGAAATGGTGA
- the paaD gene encoding 1,2-phenylacetyl-CoA epoxidase subunit PaaD yields the protein MVTASLVAATVTDPELPMLTLADLGVLRSVSEVDGRVVVAITPTYTGCPAMDTMRDDLEHALLGAGYADVEIRTQLAPSWTSDWITSEGRRKLAEAGIAPPGAAPRRSGPIPLTLSAPVSSVPCPLCGSADTEEQSRFGATACKALRRCRSCQEPFEHVKEI from the coding sequence ATGGTGACCGCGTCTCTGGTCGCCGCGACCGTCACCGACCCCGAGCTGCCGATGCTGACCCTGGCCGATCTGGGCGTGCTGCGTTCGGTGTCCGAAGTGGACGGTCGGGTCGTCGTCGCGATCACGCCGACGTACACCGGCTGCCCGGCGATGGACACCATGCGCGACGACCTGGAGCACGCGCTGCTCGGCGCGGGCTACGCGGACGTCGAGATCCGGACGCAGCTGGCGCCGTCGTGGACGTCGGACTGGATCACGTCGGAAGGCCGTCGCAAGCTGGCCGAAGCGGGGATCGCGCCGCCGGGCGCGGCGCCGCGGCGGTCGGGCCCGATCCCGCTGACGCTGTCGGCACCGGTGTCGTCGGTGCCGTGCCCGCTGTGCGGGTCCGCGGACACGGAGGAGCAGTCCCGCTTCGGCGCGACGGCGTGCAAGGCGCTGCGGCGCTGCCGGTCGTGCCAGGAGCCCTTCGAGCACGTCAAGGAGATCTAG
- the paaE gene encoding 1,2-phenylacetyl-CoA epoxidase subunit PaaE produces the protein MAFHPLKVAGIARLCDDAVAVTFDVPPSLASDFDFKPGQSLTLRRSVDGRDERRSYSICAAAGTAPRVGVRLVPGGLFSSWLLNDVRAGDTIEVAPPTGSFTPDLTQGGHHVLIAAGSGITPVLSIVSSLLATPDATVTVLYGNRRTDTVMFADELADLKDRAPSRLELIHVLSREPREAELFTGRLDVPKLRQLFSSLVPVSEVDHWWLCGPFEMVTGAQELLTSLDVPRARIHQELFYVDTPPEPVAHLDPEVAGESSEVRVVLDSRASTMTLPRTSSVLDGAQRYRPDLPFACKGGVCGTCRARVTEGKVDLRRNFALEEAEVAAGFVLTCQSYPVSETVTVDYDA, from the coding sequence GTGGCGTTTCACCCCTTGAAGGTCGCGGGCATCGCGCGCCTGTGCGACGACGCCGTCGCCGTGACGTTCGACGTGCCCCCTTCGCTGGCTTCGGACTTCGACTTCAAACCGGGCCAGTCGCTGACGCTGCGCCGCTCGGTGGACGGCCGCGACGAGCGCCGTTCGTACTCGATCTGCGCGGCGGCGGGCACCGCGCCGCGAGTCGGCGTCCGCCTGGTCCCGGGCGGCTTGTTCTCCTCGTGGCTGCTGAACGACGTCCGCGCGGGCGACACGATCGAGGTCGCGCCGCCCACGGGTTCGTTCACGCCGGACCTGACGCAGGGCGGCCACCACGTCCTGATCGCGGCGGGCTCGGGCATCACGCCGGTGCTGTCGATCGTGTCGTCGCTGCTGGCCACCCCGGACGCGACGGTGACGGTGCTGTACGGCAACCGCCGCACGGACACGGTGATGTTCGCGGACGAGCTGGCGGACCTGAAGGACCGCGCACCGTCCCGCTTGGAGCTGATCCACGTCCTGTCCCGCGAGCCCCGCGAGGCCGAGCTGTTCACCGGCCGCCTGGACGTCCCCAAGCTGCGGCAGCTGTTCTCCTCGCTGGTCCCGGTGTCCGAAGTGGACCACTGGTGGCTGTGCGGCCCGTTCGAGATGGTGACGGGCGCGCAGGAGCTGCTGACGTCGCTTGACGTGCCGCGCGCACGAATCCACCAGGAACTGTTCTACGTCGACACCCCGCCGGAGCCGGTCGCGCACCTGGACCCCGAGGTCGCCGGAGAATCCTCGGAAGTCCGGGTGGTCCTGGACAGCCGCGCTTCGACGATGACGCTGCCCAGGACGTCCTCGGTCCTGGACGGCGCCCAGCGCTACCGCCCGGACCTGCCGTTCGCCTGCAAGGGCGGCGTGTGCGGCACCTGCCGAGCGCGAGTCACGGAGGGCAAGGTGGACCTGCGCCGCAACTTCGCCCTGGAAGAGGCCGAGGTAGCGGCGGGTTTCGTCCTGACGTGCCAGTCATACCCGGTCTCGGAGACAGTCACGGTGGATTACGACGCCTGA
- a CDS encoding adenylate/guanylate cyclase domain-containing protein — translation MTDSGEGLQQRLERILLGGRRKYTRLEVAEKAGVPDDRSRRLWRALGFATVPDDEVVFTDADVEAMRTADQLVRSGLIDPSIEVAVTRALGQHLSRLAEWQVDMLFELIKEQPELGRSERQVARLVDRLLPELEQVQNFVWRRHLAAYAGRAFAAPDENLETRTQVVGFVDMVGYTRLTRQIDEDELSRVLDVFELLATETIAEHHGRVVKMIGDEVLFVADSAVAAAEIALALSERTSADESIPAVRAGMASGRVLNRFGDVYGSVVNLAARLTSVARPGTILIDRELATELAEEPAYELRQRRPVTVRGYNRLRPSALRRAPKVPTGAFASSQQLAAEMLGLTEPTPAKDETALVGEDTAETPRARRRRRRRML, via the coding sequence GTGACCGATTCGGGCGAAGGGCTTCAGCAGCGGCTCGAGCGGATCCTGCTCGGCGGCCGGCGGAAGTACACCCGGCTCGAAGTGGCCGAAAAGGCCGGCGTGCCCGACGATCGGTCGCGCCGGCTTTGGCGTGCGCTGGGCTTCGCGACCGTCCCCGACGACGAGGTGGTCTTCACCGACGCCGACGTCGAGGCCATGCGGACGGCGGATCAGCTGGTGCGGTCGGGCCTGATCGACCCGAGCATCGAGGTGGCGGTGACGCGCGCGCTCGGCCAGCACCTGTCGCGGCTGGCCGAGTGGCAGGTCGACATGCTGTTCGAGCTGATCAAAGAGCAGCCCGAGCTGGGCCGCAGCGAGCGCCAGGTGGCCCGGCTCGTCGACCGGCTGCTGCCGGAGCTCGAGCAGGTGCAGAACTTCGTCTGGCGCCGGCACCTGGCGGCGTACGCCGGCCGGGCGTTCGCCGCGCCGGACGAGAACCTCGAGACGCGCACCCAGGTGGTCGGGTTCGTCGACATGGTCGGCTACACGCGCCTGACGCGCCAGATCGACGAGGACGAGCTGAGCCGCGTGCTCGACGTGTTCGAGCTGCTGGCGACGGAGACGATCGCCGAGCACCACGGCCGCGTGGTGAAGATGATCGGCGACGAGGTCCTGTTCGTCGCCGACTCGGCGGTGGCCGCGGCGGAGATCGCGCTGGCGTTGTCCGAGCGCACCTCGGCGGACGAGAGCATCCCGGCGGTCCGCGCGGGCATGGCGTCCGGCCGCGTCTTGAACCGCTTCGGCGACGTCTACGGCTCGGTCGTCAACCTGGCGGCCCGCCTGACGTCGGTGGCCCGCCCGGGCACGATCCTGATCGACCGCGAGCTGGCGACCGAGCTGGCGGAGGAACCGGCGTACGAGCTGCGCCAGCGCCGCCCGGTGACGGTCCGCGGCTACAACCGCCTCCGCCCCTCGGCGCTGCGCCGCGCGCCGAAGGTCCCGACGGGCGCCTTCGCAAGCTCACAACAGCTGGCGGCGGAGATGCTGGGCCTCACGGAGCCGACGCCCGCGAAAGACGAGACCGCGCTTGTCGGCGAGGACACCGCCGAGACGCCCCGCGCACGCCGCCGTCGCCGCCGACGCATGCTCTGA
- a CDS encoding universal stress protein, giving the protein MGAAYRTVVVGTDGSESSFAAVDRAAAVAGDAGATLVITCAFYPASKTDVDKAQDVLGDEAYQVVGSAPAEDTLQSARDRAVRAGAEKIDTVAVKGDPVESLRKVVHEREADLLVVGNRGLNTIAGRILGSVPSEVARKSGVDVLIVHTT; this is encoded by the coding sequence ATGGGTGCGGCATATCGGACCGTGGTGGTGGGCACGGACGGCTCGGAGTCTTCGTTCGCGGCGGTGGACCGCGCGGCGGCGGTGGCCGGCGACGCGGGGGCGACGCTCGTCATCACGTGCGCGTTCTACCCGGCCAGCAAGACCGACGTCGACAAGGCCCAGGACGTCCTGGGTGACGAGGCTTACCAGGTCGTCGGCTCGGCGCCGGCCGAGGACACCCTGCAGTCCGCGCGCGACCGGGCGGTCCGCGCCGGCGCGGAGAAGATCGACACGGTCGCGGTGAAGGGCGACCCGGTCGAGTCGCTGCGCAAGGTCGTCCACGAGCGCGAGGCGGACCTGCTGGTCGTCGGCAACCGCGGGCTGAACACGATCGCGGGCCGGATCCTGGGCTCGGTGCCGTCGGAGGTGGCGCGCAAGTCCGGTGTGGACGTGCTGATCGTCCACACGACCTGA
- a CDS encoding chromosome segregation protein, giving the protein MSLGDERELVPLGAGFDVAKRGYSRAQVDEHLERLDADLKMLTADRDAAIAQAGDLARQLEIARGEIADLRGQVDRLAQPPTSVEGLSERLQRMLRLAQDESADTRARAEAEAGHIRAKAETDASAMRARYEQLLTELDLRRKEMEAEHRKVLEDARAQATEITGKAEAERTKLDTESSDRRTKVEEDFEIAMAARRSEAMRVLAEQEAASKAEAARRVHEATQDAADIRTKILDEEKTAKAEIDRRQRESVADANKRRQDSLNEANARLAEAADEARRRVSTATDESNRRITQANERVDSLRKVRGGLAEQVRAARAVLAEAHTVLGDDVKVPAEVTADLKAADLKPDQPAAESDTGKTKPVNDVEETIRIRASDVPKPKPAAKPTPKPTPKPSPRPSGAQKATGE; this is encoded by the coding sequence ATGAGCCTTGGCGATGAACGGGAGCTTGTGCCGCTGGGAGCCGGCTTCGACGTGGCGAAGCGCGGGTACAGCCGAGCACAGGTCGACGAGCACCTCGAACGGCTGGACGCCGACCTGAAGATGCTCACCGCGGATCGGGACGCCGCCATCGCGCAGGCCGGCGACCTGGCCCGGCAGCTGGAGATCGCGCGCGGCGAGATCGCGGACCTGCGCGGGCAGGTCGACCGGCTGGCCCAGCCGCCCACCAGCGTCGAAGGCCTCTCGGAGCGGCTGCAGCGGATGCTGCGCCTGGCCCAGGACGAGTCCGCGGACACGCGGGCCCGCGCCGAAGCGGAGGCCGGCCACATCCGGGCCAAGGCCGAGACGGACGCGAGCGCCATGCGCGCCCGCTACGAGCAGCTGCTCACCGAGCTCGACCTGCGCCGCAAGGAGATGGAGGCGGAGCACCGCAAGGTGCTCGAGGACGCCCGCGCGCAGGCCACGGAGATCACCGGCAAGGCCGAGGCCGAGCGCACGAAGCTCGACACCGAGTCGTCGGACCGGCGCACGAAGGTCGAAGAGGACTTCGAGATCGCGATGGCTGCGCGCCGCAGCGAGGCGATGCGGGTGCTGGCCGAGCAGGAAGCGGCAAGCAAGGCCGAGGCCGCGCGCCGCGTCCACGAGGCGACGCAGGACGCCGCCGACATCCGCACGAAGATCCTCGACGAGGAGAAGACCGCGAAGGCCGAGATCGACCGCCGTCAGCGGGAGTCGGTCGCGGACGCGAACAAGCGCCGTCAGGACTCGCTCAACGAGGCCAACGCCCGCCTCGCCGAAGCCGCGGACGAGGCCCGGCGCCGCGTCTCGACGGCGACCGACGAGTCGAACCGGCGGATCACCCAGGCGAATGAACGCGTCGACTCGCTGCGCAAGGTCCGCGGCGGGCTGGCCGAGCAGGTGCGCGCGGCGCGGGCGGTGCTCGCCGAGGCGCACACCGTCCTCGGCGACGACGTCAAGGTGCCCGCGGAGGTCACGGCCGATCTGAAGGCGGCGGACCTGAAACCGGACCAGCCGGCGGCGGAATCAGACACCGGGAAAACCAAGCCGGTGAACGACGTCGAGGAGACCATCCGGATCCGGGCCTCGGACGTTCCGAAGCCGAAGCCGGCGGCGAAGCCCACCCCCAAGCCCACGCCGAAGCCCAGTCCGCGGCCAAGCGGAGCGCAGAAAGCGACTGGCGAGTAA
- the ccrA gene encoding crotonyl-CoA carboxylase/reductase, whose product MTQLGEIQQAILNGESAAVGSLPVPESYRGVTVHADEVDMFDGLESRDKDPRKSLHVDDVPVPELGPGEALVAVMASAINYNTVWTSIFEPIPTFKFLKKYGKLSPLAKRHDLPYHVVGSDLSGVVLRTGVGVHTWKPGDEVVAHCLNVELESPDGHNDTMLDTEQRIWGFETNFGGLAEVALVKSNQLMPKPDHLTWEEAASPGLVNSTAYRQLVSRNGADMKQGDVVLIWGASGGLGSYATQYALNGGAIPVCVVSSPEKAAICRKLGAELIIDRSAEAYKFWKSDTEQDPKEWQRFGAKIRELTGGEDPDIVFEHPGRETFGASVYAARKGGTIVTCASTSGYMHQYDNRYLWMNLKRIVGSHFANYRESWEANRLIAKGLIHPTLSKTYALEETGQAALDVHRNAHQGKVGVLALAPQEGLGVRNEEKRAKHLEGINAFRGA is encoded by the coding sequence ATGACGCAGCTCGGCGAGATCCAGCAGGCCATCCTGAACGGCGAGTCGGCCGCGGTCGGCTCGTTGCCCGTGCCGGAGAGCTATCGAGGGGTGACCGTCCACGCGGACGAGGTCGACATGTTCGACGGCCTCGAGAGCCGGGACAAGGATCCGCGCAAGTCGCTGCACGTCGATGACGTGCCCGTCCCGGAGCTCGGCCCCGGTGAGGCGCTGGTCGCGGTGATGGCGAGTGCGATCAACTACAACACCGTGTGGACGTCGATCTTCGAGCCGATCCCGACGTTCAAGTTCCTGAAGAAGTACGGGAAGCTCTCGCCGCTGGCGAAGCGGCATGACCTGCCCTATCACGTGGTCGGGTCGGACCTGTCCGGTGTCGTGCTGCGGACCGGGGTGGGTGTGCATACCTGGAAGCCGGGCGACGAGGTGGTCGCGCACTGCCTGAACGTGGAGCTGGAGAGCCCGGACGGGCACAACGACACGATGCTCGACACCGAGCAGCGGATCTGGGGTTTCGAGACGAACTTCGGTGGTCTGGCCGAGGTGGCGTTGGTCAAGTCGAACCAGCTGATGCCGAAGCCGGATCACCTCACCTGGGAGGAAGCCGCCTCCCCCGGGCTGGTCAACTCCACCGCCTACCGGCAGCTGGTCTCGCGCAACGGCGCGGACATGAAACAGGGTGACGTCGTCCTGATCTGGGGCGCCTCGGGTGGGCTCGGCTCCTACGCGACGCAGTACGCGCTGAACGGCGGCGCCATCCCGGTGTGTGTGGTGTCCAGCCCCGAGAAGGCCGCGATCTGCCGGAAGCTCGGCGCGGAGCTGATCATCGACCGCAGCGCCGAGGCCTACAAGTTCTGGAAGAGCGACACCGAGCAGGACCCGAAGGAGTGGCAGCGTTTCGGGGCGAAGATCCGGGAGCTGACCGGTGGTGAGGACCCGGACATCGTGTTCGAGCACCCGGGCCGGGAGACGTTCGGCGCGTCGGTCTACGCGGCGCGCAAGGGCGGGACGATCGTGACGTGCGCGTCGACCTCGGGATACATGCACCAGTACGACAACCGGTACCTGTGGATGAACTTGAAGCGGATCGTCGGCTCCCATTTCGCGAACTACCGTGAGTCGTGGGAGGCGAACCGGCTGATCGCGAAGGGTCTGATCCACCCGACGTTGTCGAAGACGTATGCGTTGGAGGAGACGGGGCAGGCCGCGCTGGACGTGCACCGCAACGCGCACCAGGGCAAGGTCGGCGTGCTCGCGCTCGCGCCGCAGGAAGGCCTCGGCGTCCGCAACGAGGAGAAGCGCGCGAAGCACCTCGAAGGGATCAACGCGTTTCGCGGGGCCTGA
- a CDS encoding TetR/AcrR family transcriptional regulator, whose translation MTEDSTKERILCAAEALFAESGFDATPTSRIAERAGVPKGLVHYYFRHKADLLTALVERLPDERIEPAAVVVPGDLAGSLRRLVRELDHRFSRSLGLSHLLWREADTHHVVREALHARFQVLVRQVRSVILAATGGHLSNADVDRASGLLARAVSHRHATARHSEDDLPAEFDGELTFIAESLAAKAASPGATSAEAAPAEVAPA comes from the coding sequence ATGACCGAGGATTCGACGAAAGAGCGCATCCTCTGCGCCGCCGAGGCGCTCTTCGCCGAGTCCGGCTTCGACGCCACCCCGACCTCCCGCATCGCGGAGCGGGCCGGCGTGCCGAAGGGCCTGGTGCACTACTACTTCCGGCACAAGGCCGACCTGCTCACCGCGCTCGTCGAGCGGCTGCCCGACGAGCGCATCGAACCGGCCGCGGTCGTCGTCCCCGGCGACCTCGCGGGCAGCCTGCGCCGGCTCGTCCGTGAGCTGGACCACCGCTTCAGCCGCTCACTCGGGCTCTCGCACCTGCTGTGGCGCGAGGCCGACACCCACCACGTAGTCCGCGAGGCCCTCCACGCGCGCTTCCAGGTCCTGGTGCGCCAGGTCCGTTCGGTGATCCTGGCGGCCACCGGCGGGCACTTGTCGAACGCCGACGTCGACCGCGCGTCGGGCCTCCTCGCCCGCGCGGTCAGCCACCGGCACGCGACGGCCCGTCACTCCGAGGACGACCTCCCCGCCGAGTTCGACGGCGAGCTCACCTTCATCGCGGAGTCGCTCGCCGCCAAGGCCGCATCGCCCGGCGCCACGTCCGCCGAGGCTGCGCCCGCCGAGGTCGCGCCTGCCTAG